In a single window of the Chlamydiota bacterium genome:
- a CDS encoding 7-cyano-7-deazaguanine synthase: MIVENNKVCVLVSGGLDSAVLLSLMAQRFKEVYPVYVLCGLFWEKAELYWLKKFLKKILFSNLHPLKILQIPVHNFYENHWSLTGKNVPDAKSQDKEVYLPGRNLLLLSQAATYCALEKIKNVALGILKSNPFPDSQPAFFSSFEKAGSLAFKTPFHVLTPLSRMTKSELVKKGKDLPLEWTFSCLRPKGYQPCRNCNKCEERRNVMSVSENPFLAKNRSNL, translated from the coding sequence ATGATTGTAGAAAATAACAAAGTTTGCGTCTTGGTCAGCGGCGGCTTGGATAGCGCCGTCCTTCTCTCCCTCATGGCCCAACGTTTTAAAGAGGTCTATCCCGTGTATGTTCTTTGTGGCCTCTTTTGGGAAAAGGCAGAGCTCTACTGGCTCAAAAAATTTTTGAAGAAAATTTTATTCTCAAATCTTCATCCCCTTAAAATACTCCAAATACCTGTCCATAACTTTTATGAAAATCATTGGAGCCTAACAGGGAAAAATGTTCCGGATGCAAAATCTCAAGATAAAGAAGTGTATTTGCCAGGGCGAAACCTTCTTCTTTTGTCCCAGGCCGCTACTTACTGCGCCCTTGAGAAAATTAAAAATGTGGCGCTTGGCATTTTAAAAAGCAATCCTTTCCCCGACAGTCAACCCGCTTTTTTTAGCTCCTTTGAAAAAGCGGGCTCACTTGCTTTTAAAACGCCATTTCATGTTCTGACCCCGCTATCTCGTATGACAAAATCGGAGCTGGTGAAAAAGGGAAAAGATTTGCCTTTAGAATGGACCTTTTCTTGCCTGAGGCCCAAAGGTTATCAGCCTTGCAGGAATTGCAACAAATGTGAGGAAAGAAGAAATGTTATGAGTGTTTCAGAAAACCCCTTTCTAGCCAAAAACCGTTCAAATTTGTAA